In Corythoichthys intestinalis isolate RoL2023-P3 chromosome 11, ASM3026506v1, whole genome shotgun sequence, a single genomic region encodes these proteins:
- the LOC130923766 gene encoding SLC35A4 upstream open reading frame protein isoform X2: MANDKDPLKQLKDLTQLKNQLEEIQKRVENEIALGVPQGSSLLGSPFLKGFLAGYVAAKLRSSAIFGILLGTVTGMYAAQNYQVPNIERTLKEFLTSMKKGSK; the protein is encoded by the exons ATGGCGAATGACAAG GATCCCCTGAAACAGTTGAAAGACCTGACTCAGCTCAAAAATCAGTTAGAGGAGATCCAAAAACGagtagaaaacgaaatcgccctTGGAGTTCCTCAG GGCAGCTCGCTGCTGGGATCACCGTTCCTGAAGGGCTTCCTGGCAGGTTATGTGGCAGCCAAGCTCCGTTCTTCCGCCATCTTTGGAATACTGCTGGGGACTGTCACTGGCATGTATGCAGCACAAAACTATCAAGTGCCCAACATTGAaaggacactcaaagagtttttGACTAGCATGAAAAAAGGCTCCAAGTAA
- the LOC130923766 gene encoding SLC35A4 upstream open reading frame protein isoform X1 encodes MLAPAGVPVCLNGNPSAARNDPLKQLKDLTQLKNQLEEIQKRVENEIALGVPQGSSLLGSPFLKGFLAGYVAAKLRSSAIFGILLGTVTGMYAAQNYQVPNIERTLKEFLTSMKKGSK; translated from the exons ATGCTCGCGCCGGCTGGCGTGCCAGTATGTCTTAATGGAAATCCTTCTGCAGCAAGAAAT GATCCCCTGAAACAGTTGAAAGACCTGACTCAGCTCAAAAATCAGTTAGAGGAGATCCAAAAACGagtagaaaacgaaatcgccctTGGAGTTCCTCAG GGCAGCTCGCTGCTGGGATCACCGTTCCTGAAGGGCTTCCTGGCAGGTTATGTGGCAGCCAAGCTCCGTTCTTCCGCCATCTTTGGAATACTGCTGGGGACTGTCACTGGCATGTATGCAGCACAAAACTATCAAGTGCCCAACATTGAaaggacactcaaagagtttttGACTAGCATGAAAAAAGGCTCCAAGTAA
- the slc35a4 gene encoding probable UDP-sugar transporter protein SLC35A4 — MIVIHNERTRYRRRWLPRFKWGALLCAMVLIYGSHAPLIALSKVEGRLPYDPSSCVVMIELAKLLVSLATLVTTEGTWALLALPSPYLVAAYAVPATLYALNNNLVVLMQAYMDPSSFQVLSNLKIATTAMLYSLCLGRKLRWSQVFSLGLLMVAGVCHSYSIFDPADVDSAQREAQLHITAWGLFLMLVYCCVSGLAAVYTEKILKSQKLPLSLQNFYLYVFGVLINGLASFSALTSDKSFLEGYSWSVWAIVAGQAVNGLLMSVVLKHGSGITRLFIISCSMLVNALISWAILGLQLTFFFLIPLCMVALATFLYYT, encoded by the coding sequence ATGATCGTGATCCATAATGAGAGGACAAGGTACAGAAGGCGGTGGCTGCCAAGGTTCAAGTGGGGGGCCCTCTTGTGTGCGATGGTCCTGATCTACGGCTCCCACGCGCCGCTCATTGCGCTGAGCAAAGTCGAGGGCCGCCTCCCTTACGATCCTTCTTCGTGCGTTGTTATGATTGAACTGGCCAAGCTGCTTGTGTCTTTGGCCACTCTCGTTACCACCGAGGGCACTTGGGCCTTACTCGCCCTTCCCTCTCCGTACCTTGTTGCCGCCTACGCCGTCCCTGCGACGCTCTATGCCCTCAACAACAACCTGGTTGTCCTCATGCAGGCTTACATGGACCCCAGCTCTTTCCAGGTTCTCAGCAACCTAAAAATTGCCACCACCGCGATGCTCTACTCCCTGTGCCTGGGCAGGAAGCTGCGTTGGAGTCAGGTGTTCAGTCTGGGCCTCCTTATGGTGGCAGGAGTGTGCCACAGCTACTCGATATTTGATCCGGCAGATGTGGACTCAGCGCAACGAGAAGCTCAGCTTCATATCACGGCGTGGGGGCTCTTCCTCATGCTGGTGTACTGCTGCGTCTCCGGTCTGGCGGCTGTTTATACAGAGAAGATACTGAAAAGCCAGAAGCTGCCACTCAGCCTGCAAAATTTCTACCTCTATGTTTTTGGCGTGCTCATTAATGGGCTTGCCTCGTTCTCCGCCCTCACAAGCGACAAGAGTTTTCTGGAAGGATACTCATGGAGCGTTTGGGCCATCGTAGCAGGACAGGCAGTTAACGGCCTCTTGATGTCTGTGGTGTTGAAACACGGCAGCGGCATCACGCGGCTCTTCATCATATCCTGCTCTATGTTGGTCAACGCTCTGATTTCGTGGGCCATTTTAGGGCTCCAACTCACTTTCTTCTTCCTAATACCACTCTGCATGGTGGCCCTCGCTACTTTTCTTTACTACACGTAG